A window of Natrinema versiforme contains these coding sequences:
- a CDS encoding ABC transporter substrate-binding protein has translation MGAVEFDEPPEEWTALLPSYADMGFALGGGQTLGIQGHDRYATEAYDELPGVEFDESAVRQLNDNGVDKELFYELEAEAHFMEPNQLLNWYGWSESDVEEIETALGPFFGNFIRRRSDEWHDYRYYDLYEAFELMAEVFQARERYEAFVDLHDEMLATIDERLPAEERPNAMLVYPADLPPTEFHPYRFDDGGVSTKQWRDLGLTDALVASDVGHYTGDGGTVDLETIIEVDPDVLLVRGQEGVSESAFRESIIEPLREDPAASEVTAVQDGAVYNGGYLDQGPIINFYQTERAAKDIYPDAFADATLFDRERVANIITGDF, from the coding sequence ATGGGAGCCGTCGAATTCGACGAACCGCCCGAGGAGTGGACCGCGTTGCTGCCGAGTTACGCGGACATGGGGTTCGCACTCGGCGGCGGTCAGACGCTCGGGATTCAGGGGCACGATCGATACGCGACGGAGGCCTACGACGAGCTTCCGGGCGTGGAGTTCGACGAGTCCGCGGTTCGGCAGCTAAACGACAACGGCGTCGATAAGGAACTGTTCTACGAGCTGGAAGCCGAGGCCCACTTCATGGAGCCGAACCAGTTGCTCAACTGGTACGGCTGGAGCGAGTCCGACGTCGAGGAGATCGAAACGGCCCTTGGTCCCTTCTTCGGCAACTTCATCCGGCGACGCAGCGACGAGTGGCACGACTACCGGTACTACGACCTCTACGAGGCCTTCGAACTGATGGCCGAAGTCTTTCAGGCACGAGAGCGCTACGAGGCGTTCGTCGACCTCCACGACGAGATGCTCGCGACGATCGACGAGCGACTGCCGGCCGAGGAGCGACCGAACGCGATGCTCGTCTATCCGGCCGACCTGCCGCCGACGGAGTTTCATCCCTACCGGTTCGACGACGGCGGGGTCAGCACCAAGCAGTGGCGCGATCTCGGCCTGACCGACGCGCTCGTGGCCAGCGACGTGGGCCACTACACCGGCGACGGCGGCACGGTCGACCTCGAGACGATCATCGAGGTCGATCCCGACGTGCTACTGGTCCGCGGACAGGAGGGCGTCTCCGAGTCGGCGTTCCGGGAGTCGATCATCGAACCGCTGCGGGAGGATCCCGCCGCGAGCGAAGTGACGGCGGTCCAGGACGGAGCCGTCTACAACGGCGGCTACCTCGACCAGGGACCGATCATCAACTTTTACCAGACCGAACGTGCCGCGAAAGACATCTACCCCGACGCGTTCGCGGACGCGACGCTGTTCGACCGCGAGCGCGTCGCGAACATCATTACTGGCGACTTCTGA